A genomic region of Saccopteryx bilineata isolate mSacBil1 chromosome 1, mSacBil1_pri_phased_curated, whole genome shotgun sequence contains the following coding sequences:
- the TENT5A gene encoding terminal nucleotidyltransferase 5A isoform X1, whose translation MAEGEGYFAMAEDELDELAGGTYLPLGSDFGGGSGFGEHCLDYCESPTAHCNVLNWEQVQRLDGILSETIPIHGRGNFPTLELQPSLIVKVVRRRLAEKRIGVRDVRLNGSAASHVLHQDSGLGYKDLDLIFCADLRGEEEFQTVKDVVLDCLLDFLPEGVNKEKITPLTLKEAYVQKMVKVCNDSDRWSLISLSNNSGKNVELKFVDSLRRQFEFSVDSFQIKLDSLLLFYECSENPMTETFHPTIIGESVYGDFHEAFDHLCNKIIATRNPEEIRGGGLLKYCNLLVRGFRPASDEIKTLQRYMCSRFFIDFSDIGEQQRKLESYLQNHFVGLEDRKYDYLMTLHEVVNESTVCLMGHERRQTLNLITMLAIRVLADQNVIPNVANVTCYYQPAPYVADANFSNYYIAQVQPVFTCQQQTYSTWLPCN comes from the exons ATGGCGGAAGGTGAAGGGTACTTTGCCATGGCCGAGGACGAGCTGGACGAGCTGGCCGGCGGCACCTATCTCCCCCTGGGCAGCGACTTTGGCGGCGGCAGCGGTTTCGGCGAGCACTGCTTGGACTATTGCGAAAGCCCCACGGCGCACTGCAACGTGCTGAACTGGGAGCAAGTGCAGCGGCTGGACGGCATCCTGAGCGAGACCATCCCGATCCACGGACGCGGCAACTTCCCCACTCTCGAGCTGCAGCCGAGCCTGATCGTCAAGGTGGTGCGGCGGCGCCTGGCCGAGAAGCGCATCGGCGTCCGCGACGTGCGCCTCAACGGCTCGGCCGCCAGCCATGTCCTGCACCAGGACAGCGGCCTGGGCTACAAGGACTTGGACCTCATCTTCTGCGCGGACCTGCGCGGGGAAGAGGAGTTTCAGACTGTGAAGGACGTCGTGCTGGACTGCCTGTTGGACTTCTTACCCGAAGGGGTGAACAAGGAGAAGATCACACCACTCACGCTCAAG GAAGCTTATGTGCAGAAAATGGTTAAAGTGTGCAATGACTCTGACCGATGGAGTCTTATATCCCTGTCAAACAACAGTGGCAAAAATGTGGAACTGAAATTTGTGGATTCCCTCCGGAGGCAGTTTGAATTTAGTGTAGATTCTTTTCAAATCAAGTTagactctcttcttctcttttacgAATGTTCAGAGAACCCAATGACTGAAACATTTCACCCCACAATAATCGGTGAGAGTGTCTATGGGGACTTCCACGAAGCTTTTGATCACCTTTGTAACAAGATCATTGCCACCAGGAACCCAGAGGAAATCAGAGGGGGAGGCCTGCTTAAGTACTGCAACCTCTTAGTGAGGGGGTTTAGGCCCGCCTCTGATGAGATCAAGACCCTTCAAAGGTATATGTGTTCCAGGTTTTTTATCGACTTCTCAGACATTGGAGAGCAGCAGAGAAAACTGGAGTCCTATTTGCAGAACCACTTCGTGGGATTGGAAGACCGCAAGTATGACTATCTAATGACCCTTCATGAAGTGGTAAATGAAAGTACAGTGTGCCTGATGGGACATGAAAGAAGGCAGACTTTAAACCTTATCACAATGCTGGCTATCCGGGTGTTAGCTGACCAAAATGTCATCCCTAACGTGGCTAATGTCACTTGCTATTACCAGCCGGCCCCCTATGTAGCAGATGCCAACTTTAGCAATTACTACATTGCGCAGGTCCAGCCAGTATTCACATGCCAGCAACAGACATACTCTACTTGGCTACCCTGCAATTAA
- the TENT5A gene encoding terminal nucleotidyltransferase 5A isoform X2 — MHQRYFWTDQGQVALGGHFMAEGEGYFAMAEDELDELAGGTYLPLGSDFGGGSGFGEHCLDYCESPTAHCNVLNWEQVQRLDGILSETIPIHGRGNFPTLELQPSLIVKVVRRRLAEKRIGVRDVRLNGSAASHVLHQDSGLGYKDLDLIFCADLRGEEEFQTVKDVVLDCLLDFLPEGVNKEKITPLTLKEAYVQKMVKVCNDSDRWSLISLSNNSGKNVELKFVDSLRRQFEFSVDSFQIKLDSLLLFYECSENPMTETFHPTIIGESVYGDFHEAFDHLCNKIIATRNPEEIRGGGLLKYCNLLVRGFRPASDEIKTLQRYMCSRFFIDFSDIGEQQRKLESYLQNHFVGLEDRKYDYLMTLHEVVNESTVCLMGHERRQTLNLITMLAIRVLADQNVIPNVANVTCYYQPAPYVADANFSNYYIAQVQPVFTCQQQTYSTWLPCN, encoded by the exons ATGCATCAGAGATACTTTTG gactGACCAGGGCCAAGTGGCACTCGGCGGTCACTTCATGGCGGAAGGTGAAGGGTACTTTGCCATGGCCGAGGACGAGCTGGACGAGCTGGCCGGCGGCACCTATCTCCCCCTGGGCAGCGACTTTGGCGGCGGCAGCGGTTTCGGCGAGCACTGCTTGGACTATTGCGAAAGCCCCACGGCGCACTGCAACGTGCTGAACTGGGAGCAAGTGCAGCGGCTGGACGGCATCCTGAGCGAGACCATCCCGATCCACGGACGCGGCAACTTCCCCACTCTCGAGCTGCAGCCGAGCCTGATCGTCAAGGTGGTGCGGCGGCGCCTGGCCGAGAAGCGCATCGGCGTCCGCGACGTGCGCCTCAACGGCTCGGCCGCCAGCCATGTCCTGCACCAGGACAGCGGCCTGGGCTACAAGGACTTGGACCTCATCTTCTGCGCGGACCTGCGCGGGGAAGAGGAGTTTCAGACTGTGAAGGACGTCGTGCTGGACTGCCTGTTGGACTTCTTACCCGAAGGGGTGAACAAGGAGAAGATCACACCACTCACGCTCAAG GAAGCTTATGTGCAGAAAATGGTTAAAGTGTGCAATGACTCTGACCGATGGAGTCTTATATCCCTGTCAAACAACAGTGGCAAAAATGTGGAACTGAAATTTGTGGATTCCCTCCGGAGGCAGTTTGAATTTAGTGTAGATTCTTTTCAAATCAAGTTagactctcttcttctcttttacgAATGTTCAGAGAACCCAATGACTGAAACATTTCACCCCACAATAATCGGTGAGAGTGTCTATGGGGACTTCCACGAAGCTTTTGATCACCTTTGTAACAAGATCATTGCCACCAGGAACCCAGAGGAAATCAGAGGGGGAGGCCTGCTTAAGTACTGCAACCTCTTAGTGAGGGGGTTTAGGCCCGCCTCTGATGAGATCAAGACCCTTCAAAGGTATATGTGTTCCAGGTTTTTTATCGACTTCTCAGACATTGGAGAGCAGCAGAGAAAACTGGAGTCCTATTTGCAGAACCACTTCGTGGGATTGGAAGACCGCAAGTATGACTATCTAATGACCCTTCATGAAGTGGTAAATGAAAGTACAGTGTGCCTGATGGGACATGAAAGAAGGCAGACTTTAAACCTTATCACAATGCTGGCTATCCGGGTGTTAGCTGACCAAAATGTCATCCCTAACGTGGCTAATGTCACTTGCTATTACCAGCCGGCCCCCTATGTAGCAGATGCCAACTTTAGCAATTACTACATTGCGCAGGTCCAGCCAGTATTCACATGCCAGCAACAGACATACTCTACTTGGCTACCCTGCAATTAA